From Plodia interpunctella isolate USDA-ARS_2022_Savannah chromosome 18, ilPloInte3.2, whole genome shotgun sequence, a single genomic window includes:
- the LOC128677810 gene encoding general odorant-binding protein 1: MDTTRRRLVAILVGLLPALVGADVVVMKDVTLGFGEALEHCREESGLTSDKMEEFFHFWREDFKFEHRELGCAIHCMSRHFNLLTDASRMHHDNTHKFIKSFPNGEILASQMVELIHSCEKKFDHEEDHCWRILHVAECFKMSCQEKGLAPTMEMLLAEFIMEAEA, encoded by the exons ATGGACACGACGCGGAGAAGATTGGTGGCGATTCTGGTAGGGCTGCTGCCGGCGCTGGTGGGGGCCGACGTCGTGGTCATGAAGGACGTTACTCTGGGCTTCGGAGAGGCTCTGGAGCATTGTAGAGAGGAA AGCGGTCTGACCTCGGACAAGATGGAAGAGTTCTTCCACTTCTGGCGCGAGGACTTCAAATTCGAGCACCGAGAGCTGGGCTGCGCCATCCACTGCATGTCCCGGCACTTCAACCTCCTCACTGACGCTTCGAGGATGCATCATGATAATACGCACAAGTTCATCAAGTCTTTCCCCAACG GCGAAATCCTGGCGTCGCAGATGGTGGAGCTGATCCACTCGTGTGAGAAGAAGTTCGACCACGAGGAGGACCACTGTTGGCGCATCCTGCACGTGGCGGAGTGCTTCAAGATGTCCTGCCAGGAAAAAGGTCTGGCGCCCACTATGGAAATGCTTCTCGCAGAGTTCATCATGGAGGCTGAGGCGTAG
- the Taz gene encoding tafazzin isoform X1 encodes MGYDIGWIIPRLRNPGRLWTCASSFTVAVVGLFSKIIIGSGRRKTAATLSNEDESIYEFLNKTTVYNRETLSRAVSQRPPGVPLITVSNHHSCFDDPGLWGVLDCMPLMRASRMRWSLAAHDICFTNALHSCFFSLGKCVPVVRGAGVHQPAIDFCIERLSLGEWVHIFPEGRVNVDKEHIRFKWGVGRLVAETPRAPLIVPVWHEGLDRVLPNREPYLLKFRKRVFLHVGEPIQISHLLERLKLSNATEEETRKAITDRIQDELLRLRARTHALIARALGPAADGLLGARTDVLHKPRLRDPEPNGHDKESE; translated from the exons ATGGGCTACGACATTGGGTGGATCATCCCGCGGCTGCGGAATCCTGGGAGGCTATGGACCTGCGCGAGTTCTTTTACGGTGGCTGTGGTCGGTTTATTTAGTAAGATTATCATAG GTTCAGGCCGCCGCAAAACAGCCGCTACACTTTCCAATGAAGACGAGTCGATATATg AGTTCCTGAACAAGACGACGGTGTACAACCGGGAGACGCTGAGCCGCGCCGTGTCGCAGCGGCCGCCCGGCGTGCCGCTCATCACCGTCTCCAACCACCACTCGTGCTTCGACGACCCCGGCCTCTGGG GAGTCCTGGACTGCATGCCGCTGATGCGCGCGTCGCGCATGCGCTGGTCGCTGGCGGCGCACGACATCTGCTTCACGAACGCGCTGCACTCGTGCTTCTTCTCGCTCGGCAAGTGCGTGCCCGTCGTGCGCGGCGCCGGCGTGCATCAG CCCGCCATCGACTTCTGCATAGAGCGGCTGTCGCTGGGCGAGTGGGTGCACATATTCCCCGAGGGCCGCGTCAATGTCGACAAGGAGCACATCCGTTTCAAG TGGGGCGTGGGGCGGCTGGTGGCGGAGACGCCGCGCGCGCCGCTGATCGTGCCGGTGTGGCACGAAGGCCTGGACCGCGTGCTGCCCAACCGGGAGCCCTACCTGCTCAAGTTCCGCAAGAGGGTCTTCCTGCACGTCGGCGAGCCCATACAGATCTCGCATCTGCTCGAAAG GTTAAAACTGTCGAACGCGACCGAGGAGGAGACGCGGAAGGCCATCACAGACCGCATCCAGGACGAGCTGCTGcggctgcgcgcgcgcacgcaCGCGCTGATCGCGCGGGCGCTGGGCCCCGCAGCCGACGGGCTGCTGGGCGCGCGCACCGACGTGCTGCACAAGCCGCGTCTGCGCGATCCGGAGCCCAACGGACACGACAAGGAGAGCGAGTAA
- the Taz gene encoding tafazzin isoform X2: MGYDIGWIIPRLRNPGRLWTCASSFTVAVVGLFSKIIIEFLNKTTVYNRETLSRAVSQRPPGVPLITVSNHHSCFDDPGLWGVLDCMPLMRASRMRWSLAAHDICFTNALHSCFFSLGKCVPVVRGAGVHQPAIDFCIERLSLGEWVHIFPEGRVNVDKEHIRFKWGVGRLVAETPRAPLIVPVWHEGLDRVLPNREPYLLKFRKRVFLHVGEPIQISHLLERLKLSNATEEETRKAITDRIQDELLRLRARTHALIARALGPAADGLLGARTDVLHKPRLRDPEPNGHDKESE; the protein is encoded by the exons ATGGGCTACGACATTGGGTGGATCATCCCGCGGCTGCGGAATCCTGGGAGGCTATGGACCTGCGCGAGTTCTTTTACGGTGGCTGTGGTCGGTTTATTTAGTAAGATTATCATAG AGTTCCTGAACAAGACGACGGTGTACAACCGGGAGACGCTGAGCCGCGCCGTGTCGCAGCGGCCGCCCGGCGTGCCGCTCATCACCGTCTCCAACCACCACTCGTGCTTCGACGACCCCGGCCTCTGGG GAGTCCTGGACTGCATGCCGCTGATGCGCGCGTCGCGCATGCGCTGGTCGCTGGCGGCGCACGACATCTGCTTCACGAACGCGCTGCACTCGTGCTTCTTCTCGCTCGGCAAGTGCGTGCCCGTCGTGCGCGGCGCCGGCGTGCATCAG CCCGCCATCGACTTCTGCATAGAGCGGCTGTCGCTGGGCGAGTGGGTGCACATATTCCCCGAGGGCCGCGTCAATGTCGACAAGGAGCACATCCGTTTCAAG TGGGGCGTGGGGCGGCTGGTGGCGGAGACGCCGCGCGCGCCGCTGATCGTGCCGGTGTGGCACGAAGGCCTGGACCGCGTGCTGCCCAACCGGGAGCCCTACCTGCTCAAGTTCCGCAAGAGGGTCTTCCTGCACGTCGGCGAGCCCATACAGATCTCGCATCTGCTCGAAAG GTTAAAACTGTCGAACGCGACCGAGGAGGAGACGCGGAAGGCCATCACAGACCGCATCCAGGACGAGCTGCTGcggctgcgcgcgcgcacgcaCGCGCTGATCGCGCGGGCGCTGGGCCCCGCAGCCGACGGGCTGCTGGGCGCGCGCACCGACGTGCTGCACAAGCCGCGTCTGCGCGATCCGGAGCCCAACGGACACGACAAGGAGAGCGAGTAA